In the Nicotiana tabacum cultivar K326 chromosome 16, ASM71507v2, whole genome shotgun sequence genome, one interval contains:
- the LOC107769381 gene encoding UPF0481 protein At3g47200-like — protein sequence MANNTEIVPLDHQIALPDQNSLREATKDEIQEGRKVDHLIEIKETSGQDQLALQTKKSANQIFDERFKDLDNTSIKSTTIFKVNMGLRKSNPDAYTPLLICIGPYHKKNPELDTMEKYKLLYLQRFLQRKEGIDVESCISEIEKLKDEALKCYDDNLDSDSVVKFSQMMLLDGCFVVEFIRERCEVEPREESNQIINLEWMINQVCRDMVLLENQLPFFVLTMLYDTTKQPTEQSFLNMARRALLDIFPKVTFKPTSEIDDFNAEGIDHLLDAVHMFCRPSHDQKTRESKNASSRGNECCKISFCGNILQLTRSKEIPNVLDLWDCYHIPSVTELYDAGVSFKKIGTVDEDYKDKTTLFDIKFKKGIMKIPCFTIEDTMETFMRNLIAYEQHCSDVYPYFSNYAHIMTQLIGSHRDVNLLRQNKIILKDQVLRKSNVYSVNKSQLLYQKL from the exons ATGGCAAACAATACTGAGATTGTTCCACTAGATCATCAAATTGCACTACCTGATCAAAATTCTCTAAGAGAAGCTACAAAAGATGAG ATACAAGAAGGAAGGAAAGTGGACCATTTAATCGAGATAAAGGAAACAAGTGGTCAAGATCAACTGGCGTTACAAACTAAAAAATCTGCAAATCAAATCTTTGATGAAAGATTTAAGGATTTGGACAATACATCTATCAAATCCACTACAATATTCAAAGTAAATATGGGGCTACGAAAATCAAATCCAGATGCTTATACACCATTGTTGATCTGCATTGGTCCTTACCATAAAAAGAATCCTGAACTCGACACCATGGAAAAGTACAAACTGTTGTACCTACAACGGTTTCTCCAACGGAAAGAAGGGATTGATGTGGAAAGTTGCATTAGTGAAATTGAGAAACTAAAAGATGAAGCACTAAAGTGTTATGATGATAACCTTGACAGTGATAGTGTTGTCAAATTTTCACAAATGATGTTGCTTGATGGTTGTTTTGTGGTTGAGTTTATTCGAGAGCGTTGTGAAGTTGAGCCAAGAGAAGAATCAAACCAAATTATCAACTTGGAATGGATGATAAATCAAGTATGTCGAGACATGGTGTTACTAGAAAACCAACTGCCTTTCTTTGTTCTCACCATGCTATATGACACGACAAAGCAACCTACAGAACAAAGCTTCTTGAATATGGCGAGAAGGGCATTACTTGATATTTTCCCAAAAGTGACATTTAAACCCACATCAGAAATCGACGATTTTAATGCAGAAGGAATCGACCATTTACTAGATGCAGTACACATGTTTTGTCGCCCATCACATGATCAGAAAACTAGAGAAAGCAAGAATGCTAGCAGCAGGGGAAACGAATGTTGCAAGATAAGTTTCTGCGGGAACATTTTGCAATTAACCAGGTCAAAAGAAATACCCAATGTCCTTGATTTATGGGATTGCTATCATATTCCAAGTGTAACAGAGCTTTATGATGCTGGAGTTAGCTTCAAAAAAATAGGAACAGTGGATGAAGATTATAAGGATAAAACAACCTTATTCGATATCAAGTTCAAAAAGGGGATAATGAAAATCCCCTGTTTCACAATCGAGGATACTATGGAAACCTTCATGCGAAATTTAATAGCTTATGAGCAACACTGTTCTGATGTATATCCTTATTTTTCGAATTATGCTCATATAATGACTCAACTTATTGGCTCACATAGAGATGTTAATCTCCTTCGCCAAAATAAAATCATCCTTAAAGATCAAGTGTTGCGGAagtcaaatgtatatagtgtgaataagtcacaactactataccaaaaattatga